One Triticum dicoccoides isolate Atlit2015 ecotype Zavitan chromosome 3B, WEW_v2.0, whole genome shotgun sequence genomic window, AATTAACAAAGCTTGTGGAGAACAACAGGATACAGCATATATTCAAGGATTCAGTTGCAGTGCTAAATTCAGAAAAGATAAAACACAAGATAGCATCAAACTTAAGAACCACATTATCTACTGCAGAAATTAAGAACCACATTGTGCAACACAAGATAGCATCAAATCAAACTTAAGAATCACATTGCGCAACACAAGATGGCATCAAATCAAACTTAAGAATCACATTGCTCCCAAAACTGAGCCATGATATATTGTCATGGAGTATACGCTGTAGAGTATAATATGCCAGGGTTTGATTTTAGCAAACAATAACCATAATAGCAGTAAAGGTAATGACTAGTTTAACTAGAGCGACTTAATCAAAGCGGTTGCTGAGATCCCAGCCGTTGAGAGGAGTCACTATCAGCCCTTGGGTAACTCAAGGAGTAGAGGAGAGGAACATCTTCAGAGATGGCCGTTGCATGCAAGAACTCTGTTAAGCGCACTGACTTCCATGGCCGGATCCTAGCAGAGACGGCGCCGCTGCCGTCATTGAGCAGGGCCAGGGAGCGGTGAACTCTTCCACGCTAAAGTTCAATTCTGGGTCCGCACCAATGTGCGCCCAGACGTCGTCTTCGGCCAGCAGATTTGGTGCGGGAGGAGGGGGCGGAGGAAACAGGACGGGCAACAACGGAATTggtgggggagggggcgccggaaaCAGGAGCTGCCGCTTGACGGAGGATGATTCGTCCGCGGGGGACTTCCTCTTGCGCGCGGACGCGGAGTTCTTGGAGGCGGACTTGAGGAAGCGCGGGCTCTGGTAGATCTTGCAGAGGCAAAGAACCGGCGTCGGTTGGCCGCCGTCGTCGTGCTGATCGACGCTGAACTCCGTCATGAGCCACTCCGGCGGCTTCTTGTCTTCCTTGGGGCTGGGCGTGTACGTGAACCTCTCCAGGCGCCCGATGGCGCGGCCCTCTGCGCCGGCGACGTCGTTCCCTCGCTCTTGCTTCCATGTGCCCTTGCCTCCTCCGACGATCCGGAACTTGCGGCTGTCCTGGGCGCTCCTGGGCTTCACGAGGCTGAAGAAGTACCAGTTCTTGCTCTCCCCTTGAGCCTTCGCCGGGCCTGGCaggcggccggcgacgagggaAGCCGGATCTGTGGCGTACACGTCTGCCTCGTGGAAGTAGTGCTTGGCGGCGTTCGGGAGGGGCTGGCCGGAGATTCTTGGGNNNNNNNNNNAAATACGGAGTATATGTTATGTTGAAGTAACGCCTTGTCAGGTAAAAACAACTGAAACTACAAAACCCATCTAGAAACAGAAGCCACAAAATTGTGTCAGGATCTTTTTTGTAACCAAAGCACATCTTAAGTTCTTAGTAGCCATGGTGAGCTGCCAAAGCACATCTTCAGTTCACGACGGCAATCGTGCAACAAATCTTGACCATTCTGCAGTAATGCAACAACGAACAGGTTAAAAAAGGAAGGAGTACAACTATACAAGGGGTGAATCATAGACGCCTGGGAGCATTACAAAAAACAGATGAACATTCAAGTCCGGCTGCAGCATACAGTAGTTCCAGATCTCCGGTAAGCAAATTATGCCTGTTTCTAGCCTAGAACAAAGATCTTGCAGAATTAACAAAGCTTGTGGAGAACAACAGGATACAGCATATATTCAAGGATTCAGTTGCAGTGCTAAATTCAGAAAAGATAAAACACAAGATAGCATCAAACTTAAGAACCACATTATCTACTGCAGAAATTAAGAACCACATTGTGCAACACAAGATAGCATCAAATCAAACTTAAGAATCACATTGCGCAACACAAGATGGCATCAAATCAAACTTAAGAATCACATTGCTCCCAAAACTGAGCCATGATATATTGTCATGGAGTATACGCTGTAGAGTATAATATGCCAGGGTTTGATTTTAGCAAACAATAACCATAATAGCAGTAAAGGTAATGACTAGTTTAACTAGAGCGACTTAATCAAAGCGGTTGCTGAGATCCCAGCCGTTGAGAGGAGTCACCATCAGCCCTTGGGTAACTGAAGGAGTAGAGGAGAGGAACATCTTCAGAGATGGCCGTTGTATGCAAGAACTCTGTTAAGCGCACTGACTTCCGTGGCCGGATCCTAGCAGAGACGGCGCCGCTGCCGTCATTGAGCAGGGCCAGGGAGCGGTGAACTCTTCCACGCTAAAGTTCAATTCTGGGTCCGCACCAATGTGCGCCCAGACGTCGTCTTCGGCCAGCAGATTTGGTGCGGGAGGAGGGGGCGGAGGAAACAGGACGGGCAACAACGGAATTggtgggggagggggcgccggaaaCAGGAGCTGCCGCTTGACGGCGGATGATTCGTCCGCGGGGGACTTCCTCTTGCGCGCGGACGCGGAGTTCTTGGAGGCGGACTTGAGGAAGCGCGGGCTCTGGTAGATCTTGCAGAGGCAAAGAACCGGCGTCGGTTGGCCGCCGTCGCCGTGCTGATCGACGCTGAACTCCGTCATGAGCCACTCCGGCGGCTTCTTGTCTTCCTTGGGGCTGGGCGTGTACGTGAACCTCTCCAGGCGCCCGATGGCGCGGCCCTCTGCGCCGGCGACGTCGTTCCCTCGCTCTTGCTTCCATGTGCCCTTGCCTCCTCCGACGATCCGGCACTTGCGGCTGTCCTGGGCGCTCCTGGGCTTCACGAGGCTGAAGAAGTACCAGTTCTTGCTCTCCCCTTGAGCCTTCGCCGGGCCTGGCaggcggccggcgacgagggaAGCCGGATCTGTGGCGTACACGTCTGCCTCGTGGAAGTAGTGCTTGGCGGCGTTCGGGAGGGGCTGGCCGGAGATTCTTGGGCGGAGGTAGAAGGAGACGAGCTCGCGGTCGGTCGGGCAGAAGGCGAAGCCGGGCGCGGgctgaggaggaggcggaggaggcgacgcGACGGGCGGAGGCGAGGTGGGTGGCGTGCTGGGGGCTGggaggggggcggcggcgacgccatgggctagggtttgcggcggtggcggcgagtgGTAGGGAGAGAGGAGGCGGTGGCCGGTTCCCTCCCATTCGAGCCACGGGTTCGGGAAGGATGCGAGCACGCCCTGGCTTGAGTAGAAGGAGGAAGGGCCTGACGGTAGCAGCGGCGGCGACGCCATGGGCGGGCTAGGGTTTGaggcgaggaggagggggacgcgCCGGAGGCAGGGacagggagaggcggcggcggcggatcccgaTCTTAAAGACGCGCGAGCTGTGTTGTGCTCGGAGTCCCGGCCTCGATCGCGCGTTTGCTGTCACGCGCGCCTCTCGTGACGCGTGGCCCTCCCCAAACCCAACCCAACCCAGCCCAATTGGCGGTAGCACGA contains:
- the LOC119279841 gene encoding NAC domain-containing protein 55-like, with the translated sequence MCFGYKKDPDTILWLLFLDGISGQPLPNAAKHYFHEADVYATDPASLVAGRLPGPAKAQGESKNWYFFSLVKPRSAQDSRKFRIVGGGKGTWKQERGNDVAGAEGRAIGRLERFTYTPSPKEDKKPPEWLMTEFSVDQHDDGGQPTPVLCLCKIYQSPRFLKSASKNSASARKRKSPADESSSVKRQLLFPAPPPPPIPLLPVLFPPPPPPAPNLLAEDDVWAHIGADPELNFSVEEFTAPWPCSMTAAAPSLLGSGHGSQCA
- the LOC119281910 gene encoding NAC domain-containing protein 55-like; protein product: MASPPLLPSGPSSFYSSQGVLASFPNPCELVSFYLRPRISGQPLPNAAKHYFHEADVYATDPASLVAGRLPGPAKAQGESKNWYFFSLVKPRSAQDSRKCRIVGGGKGTWKQERGNDVAGAEGRAIGRLERFTYTPSPKEDKKPPEWLMTEFSVDQHGDGGQPTPVLCLCKIYQSPRFLKSASKNSASARKRKSPADESSAVKRQLLFPAPPPPPIPLLPVLFPPPPPPAPNLLAEDDVWAHIGADPELNFSVEEFTAPWPCSMTAAAPSLLGSGHGSQCA